The genomic window TTTCGGAGCTCGGGATTGATCCCGGCCAACCCTATCTTGTGCACGACCTTTTGAGCGAGGATAAATTCATCTGGCAGGGAGAGAGAAATTATGTGGAGCTTAATCCACATATTCTTCCCGCCCGCATCTTCCGGGTCAGGAAAAAATTGAAGAGGGAAACGGACTTTGATTACTTTATGTAGAAAAGGTAGCCACGGATGAACACGAATTTACTCGAATGACAAAATCGAAAGGGTAAGTTTGAAGCACGGTATTACTATAATGATTCTGTTTTAATTCGTATTTATTTGTGTGGATTCGTGGCAAATAGTCTTAGGAGTTTTTAATGTCTCAGAACGGAACCTATCTTGAAGACAATCCTATATGGTATAAGGACGCCATAATTTACGAACTTCATGTGAAAGCGTTCTACGACAGCAACGGCGACGGAATAGGGGATTTCAAAGGACTAACCGAAAAGCTCGATTACCTGGAGGACCTGGGTATCACCGCTCTATGGCTTTTACCTTTTTATCCTTCGCCGCTAAGGGATGATGGCTACGATATAGCGGATTACATGAACGTTCATTCTAACTATGGGACGCTCAGAGATTTTAAGGAATTTCTGAGAGAGGCCCATAGAAGGGGAATCCGGGTTATTACCGAACTCGTCGTGAACCACACCTCGGACCAGCATATCTGGTTTCAGAGGTCGAGGAGGGCAAGGCCTGGTTCCTCCTGGAGAAATTTTTATGTCTGGAGTGATACGCCCGAAAAATATAAAGATGCTAGGATAATATTCAAGGATTTTGAGACATCAAACTGGGCCTGGGACCCGGTGGCCAAAGCCTACTTCTGGCACCGCTTTTACTCCCACCAGCCGGACCTTAACTACGATAACCCTCAGGTTCAGAGGGCCGTCTTCCGGGCTATGGACCATTGGCTGGACATGGGGGTAGACGGACTACGCCTGGATGCGGTTCCCTATCTATTCGAGAGGGAAGGGACGAATTGCGAGAACCTGCCTGAAACCTACGAGTTTTTGAAGAAGCTGAGGTCATACGTTGACAGCAAATTCAAGAATAGAATGCTGCTTGCCGAGGCCAACCAGTGGCCGGAGGACGCTGTGGCCTATTTCGGAGGAGGGGATTTATGCCACATGGCTTTTCATTTTCCCTTGATGCCTCGGATGTTCATGGCATCTTGGATGGAAGATAGATTCCCCATAATCGACATCCTGGACCAGACCCCTTCTATTCCGGAGAGCTGTCAATGGGCACTTTTTTTGCGTAACCACGATGAACTAACCCTGGAGATGGTGACCGACGAAGAGAGAGACTATATGTATAGAGTCTACGCCAAGGACCCGAGCGCCAGGATAAATCTGGGCATCCGCAGGCGCCTGGCTCCACTATTGGGAAACCACCGGAGAAAGACGGAGTTGATGAATATTCTCCTTTTTTCCATGCCCGGAACGCCGGTCATTTACTACGGAGACGAAATCGGAATGGGGGATAATTATTACCTTGGCGACAGAAACGGCGTTAGGACGCCGATGCAGTGGAGTGCAGACAGAAACGCCGGGTTCTCCCGGGCCAACCCCCAGAAGCTTTATCTTCCCATAATCATAGATCCGGAGTACCACTACGAGGCTGTTAACGTGGAGAACCAGCAGAGAAATTTCTCATCCCTTCTCTGGTGGATGAAGCGGGTTATAGGCATGAGGAAAAGATTCAAGGCCTTTGGCCGAGGCAGTATTGAGTTTCTAAATCCGAGCAATCCGAAGGTTCTCGCCTTTATACGCGGTTATGAAGAGGAGAACATACTGGTGGTGGTAAACCTCTCCCGCTTTTCTCAGGTAGTGGAACTCGACCTCGCCAAGTTTTCGGGATATATACCGGAGGAGGTCTTCAGCGGAAATAGATTTCCGCCGATAAAGAAGGATTATCCTTATGTCCTAACCCTGGGCTTTCATGATTATTTCTGGTTCCTGCTACGTAAGGAGCAGGAAGTAACTAAAATCAGGAAGAGGGAGGTTATACCCGAGGTGAGTATAAGCGGCTCTACGGCTTTAGTTCACAGCTCCAGACCCGGTAGAAATTGGGATTGGGTGCTCCAGGGAAAGGCCAAGGAGCAATTAGAGAAAGATATACTGCCTTTATACATACAGGAGCGCAGGTGGTTTGGCGGAAAGGCCCGGGGTATTCAGGGGGTTAAAGTAATCGAAAACATCGCTGTTGAGAAGGATTCCTCTGGCTCCCGCCTTCTTTTCCTCGAAGTCAGGTATACCGAGGGGACACCGGATACTTATCTTCTTCCACTCTCCTTTGCATCTGGAGACGAGGCAGAGAAGCTCATAAAGGAAAATTCTCAAGGGGTCATTACTCGAATAAAATGGGATAAGGCAGAGGGAATAATCTACGATAGTGTGTACGACGAGGAGTTTCGTATGACTCTCCTTTCGATGATAGCCAAGAGACATACGGCCAAGGCAAGCATGGGACAATTAGTTGCATATACCGGGAAGTTGTTCAAGAACTTGGACGATGAAAAAGGGTCAATCTCAAAAAAATCTCAGGTCTTCAAGGCGGAGCAAAGTAATACCTCAATCCTTTACGGAAACGAGCTTTTTTTCAAACTCTACCGACGACTGGATGAGGGAGTAAATCCGGATTTAGAAATTGAGAGATTTCTGACCGAGCGGGTGTCCTTTCCCAAGGTTCCGCCCTTTGCCGGCACTATAGAGTATAGAAAGCCGGGGTCGGAGCCAATAATCCTGGGCATCTTACAGGGCTTTGTCCCCAACCAGGGAGATGCCTGGAGATACAGCCTCGATTCTCTGAGAGGTTATTTCGAGAGATTGCTTTCCAGAGAAAAAGAGATCGGAGAGCTGCCTAAGGCCCCGGCCACTCTTTTGGATTCAACTCAACAGGATGTCCCCGTACTCGTTCATGAGCTAATAGGAGGAGTCTATCTGGAAATGGTCAGGCTCCTGGGGAAAAGGACTGCTGAGCTTCATCTGGCGCTTTCTTCCGATGACACAGACCCAAATTTTGCTCCGGAGCCTTTCTCAGTTTTATATCAGAGGTCGCTTTATCAGTCCATGCAGAGTCTTACCAAGAGGGTTTTTGGACTCCTCAGGAAAAATTTAAAGAACCTACCCGAGAGCCTGAGAGAAAATGCCGACTTTATATTAGGTTCGGAAAGGCAGATAATGGACTGCTTTAGGTCGCTTTTCAAGAAAAAGATATCGGCAGTAAAGATAAGAATCCATGGGGATTATCATCTGGGCCAGGTTCTCTTTACCGGAAACGATTTCGTAATAATCGATTTCGAGGGCGAGCCGGCAAGGCCGTTGACCGAGAGGAGACTGAAGAGGTCTCCGTTAAGAGATGTGGCCGGAATGATAAGGTCATTTCACTATGCGGCTTATAACTCTCTTCTAAAGCCGGCAGTGGCTATTAAATACGAAGATGTGCAAAAGTTAGAGCCCTGGGCCCTTATCTGGTATAAATACATAGCGGGGGTCTTTTTACACTCTTATCTAGAAACGGCTAAAGAGGCTCCCTTCATTCCCAAGGATAGAGAGGAGCTGGATGTGATGCTCCGGGCTTACCTTATGGAGAAGGCCATATACGAGCTTGGTTATGAGTTAAACAATCGCCCCGACTGGGCTGTGATTTCGATGAAAGGGATAAGGGAGTTGCTAAATACCGTTGAGAGTTAAGAGTTGCGAGTTTCGAGTTAAAATCTTTTCCTCTAAACCCAAGACTCGAAACGCGAAACTCAAAACCCGTAACTCGGAACCGAAAGTGAGGTGTCATGAGTAATACAAGTTTTTTTACCGAGCATGATATATATCTCTTCAAGGAGGGTAGCCATTTTAGGCTTTACGATAAACTAGGCTCCCATCCGACCGTAGTGGATGATAGGCAAGGCACATACTTTGCTGTATGGGCTCCTAATGCGGAAAGGGTTTCCGTTATCGGAGAATTTAACGGCTGGAACCAGGACTCAAACCTTTTAGATGGGAGATGGGACGGCTCGGGTATTTGGGAGGGATTTATTCCAGGGATTGAAAAGGGCACGGTTTATAAATACCATGTGGCCTCTAAGTACAATCGGTACAGCGTGGATAAAGCCGACCCCTTTGCTTTCTACTCTGAGACCCCGCCCAAGACTGCATCCCGGGTATGGGAAATGAATTATGAATGGAATGACCATGATTGGATGAAGAATAGAGGTAAGCATAATGCGCTCAACGCCCCTTTCTCCATATACGAGGTTCATCTCGGCTCCTGGAGACGAATTCCCGAGGATGGAAACAGATATCTCAATTACAGAGAGATGGCGCATTATCTGGCTGACTATGTAAAGGATATGGGTTTCACCCATGTGGAATTTTTGCCGGTAATGGAGCATCCGTTTTACGGCTCCTGGGGATACGAGACCCTCGGTTACTTTTCTCCAACGAGCAGATACGGAACCCCGGAGGATTTTATGTACCTGGTCGATTATCTTCACCAAAATGGGATCGGTGTGATCCTGGATTGGGTTCCTTCTCATTTCCCGGGCGACGAGCATGGATTAGTCTATTTTGACGGCACGCATCTATACGAGCACGCCGACCCGAAGAAGGGATTTCACCCCGAGTGGAACAGTTATATATTCAACCACGGTAGAAATGAGGTACGCGCTTTTTTAATAAGCAGCGCTCTCTTTTGGCTAGATAAATATCACGTAGACGGTCTCCGGGTGGATGCGGTGGCCTCTATGCTTTATCTCGACTACGGAAGAAACGAGGGCGAATGGATACCCAACCAGTACGGCGGCAGGGAGAGTATAGAGGCAATTAGCTTCATAAAGAGGTTTAATGAGGCGGTTTATGGAGAGCATCCCGGCGTGCAGACTATAGCCGAGGAGTCAACTGCATGGCCGATGGTCTCAAGACCGGTTTATGTAGGTGGTCTCGGCTTCGGCATGAAGTGGAACATGGGATGGATGCACGACACCTTGGATTATTTCTCTATGGATTCCATCTACCGGAAATATCACCAAAACCAGCTCACCTTTAGT from Thermodesulfobacteriota bacterium includes these protein-coding regions:
- the treS gene encoding maltose alpha-D-glucosyltransferase — encoded protein: MSQNGTYLEDNPIWYKDAIIYELHVKAFYDSNGDGIGDFKGLTEKLDYLEDLGITALWLLPFYPSPLRDDGYDIADYMNVHSNYGTLRDFKEFLREAHRRGIRVITELVVNHTSDQHIWFQRSRRARPGSSWRNFYVWSDTPEKYKDARIIFKDFETSNWAWDPVAKAYFWHRFYSHQPDLNYDNPQVQRAVFRAMDHWLDMGVDGLRLDAVPYLFEREGTNCENLPETYEFLKKLRSYVDSKFKNRMLLAEANQWPEDAVAYFGGGDLCHMAFHFPLMPRMFMASWMEDRFPIIDILDQTPSIPESCQWALFLRNHDELTLEMVTDEERDYMYRVYAKDPSARINLGIRRRLAPLLGNHRRKTELMNILLFSMPGTPVIYYGDEIGMGDNYYLGDRNGVRTPMQWSADRNAGFSRANPQKLYLPIIIDPEYHYEAVNVENQQRNFSSLLWWMKRVIGMRKRFKAFGRGSIEFLNPSNPKVLAFIRGYEEENILVVVNLSRFSQVVELDLAKFSGYIPEEVFSGNRFPPIKKDYPYVLTLGFHDYFWFLLRKEQEVTKIRKREVIPEVSISGSTALVHSSRPGRNWDWVLQGKAKEQLEKDILPLYIQERRWFGGKARGIQGVKVIENIAVEKDSSGSRLLFLEVRYTEGTPDTYLLPLSFASGDEAEKLIKENSQGVITRIKWDKAEGIIYDSVYDEEFRMTLLSMIAKRHTAKASMGQLVAYTGKLFKNLDDEKGSISKKSQVFKAEQSNTSILYGNELFFKLYRRLDEGVNPDLEIERFLTERVSFPKVPPFAGTIEYRKPGSEPIILGILQGFVPNQGDAWRYSLDSLRGYFERLLSREKEIGELPKAPATLLDSTQQDVPVLVHELIGGVYLEMVRLLGKRTAELHLALSSDDTDPNFAPEPFSVLYQRSLYQSMQSLTKRVFGLLRKNLKNLPESLRENADFILGSERQIMDCFRSLFKKKISAVKIRIHGDYHLGQVLFTGNDFVIIDFEGEPARPLTERRLKRSPLRDVAGMIRSFHYAAYNSLLKPAVAIKYEDVQKLEPWALIWYKYIAGVFLHSYLETAKEAPFIPKDREELDVMLRAYLMEKAIYELGYELNNRPDWAVISMKGIRELLNTVES
- the glgB gene encoding 1,4-alpha-glucan branching protein GlgB codes for the protein MSNTSFFTEHDIYLFKEGSHFRLYDKLGSHPTVVDDRQGTYFAVWAPNAERVSVIGEFNGWNQDSNLLDGRWDGSGIWEGFIPGIEKGTVYKYHVASKYNRYSVDKADPFAFYSETPPKTASRVWEMNYEWNDHDWMKNRGKHNALNAPFSIYEVHLGSWRRIPEDGNRYLNYREMAHYLADYVKDMGFTHVEFLPVMEHPFYGSWGYETLGYFSPTSRYGTPEDFMYLVDYLHQNGIGVILDWVPSHFPGDEHGLVYFDGTHLYEHADPKKGFHPEWNSYIFNHGRNEVRAFLISSALFWLDKYHVDGLRVDAVASMLYLDYGRNEGEWIPNQYGGRESIEAISFIKRFNEAVYGEHPGVQTIAEESTAWPMVSRPVYVGGLGFGMKWNMGWMHDTLDYFSMDSIYRKYHQNQLTFSIWYAFYENFVLPLSHDEVVYGKGSLVGKMPGDDWQKMANLRALYGYMYGHPGKKLLFMGGEFGQWNEWYHETSLDWHLLEYPPHQGIQNWVRDLNHFYKTEPALYELDFSIDGFQWIDFRDSEQSIISFIRKARNNDDVILVVCNFTPVPRYNYRVGVPRGGFWREALNSDSRIYGGSGHGNLGGVEATPVPSHQRYYSISLTLPPLGVLFFKSG